Proteins from a single region of Hordeum vulgare subsp. vulgare chromosome 6H, MorexV3_pseudomolecules_assembly, whole genome shotgun sequence:
- the LOC123402202 gene encoding putative B3 domain-containing protein Os03g0621600 isoform X1, protein MSLSSEIYTLHDDEYSYKNLEDDNKHFLMPMLGDFQHKMIIPKECVRCLKGEMPGEINLETRNMDSYTIKVAKYQEKHVLTAGWPQFVENFHLQLGDSLLFRYSGDSLFSIVIFDKLGREKASSVVVNPFPPQVQGRRNEIGSARKINALGETCEIWDDHQYMNLDDEKKYFLMRMMGDFQDEMIIQKEFVHRFKGEIPGEIELQTKNKCRYKIKVVKNQEEQLVLAAGWGRFIEKFSLQTRESIILFRYNGKSQFSVIILDQLGREKASSVVNPLPPRALKRHTNCAETVSQHPSDGHPLPVERLVQSTDAAANILRRPTQIAETADCSPPLKIMPSTAQFDVHQQQQAMLMQPPLNHSSSSSHDHVQNALGFVRVVRRKYGLTSSQKKQRKDGYITTHRTKLTSAQEQQVKDMVQTIRSRIGDIIIFVALMGRANVLSGFSLTIPVRYGEEYFGDGKVICFQLGNKKWNVSFSTSRKDYRVETGWKKFVKDNCLKLGDICLFEPQSNQRSTMEVHIIHVNDGN, encoded by the exons ATAATCCCAAAAGAGTGTGTTCGATGCCTGAAAGGCGAGATGCCGGGTGAGATCAACCTAGAAACTCGAAACATGGACAGTTACACAATTAAGGTTGCCAAGTACCAAGAAAAGCATGTTCTTACAGCGGGTTGGCCccaattcgttgagaacttccatCTACAGTTGGGTGACTCCTTGCTATTCAGATACAGTGGAGACTCTCTGTTTAGTATTGTAATTTTCGATAAGCTTGGCCGCGAGAAAGCATCATCTGTTGTTGTCAATCCTTTTCCACCACAAGTCCAAGGAAGACGCAACGAAATCGG GTCTGCTAGAAAAATAAACGCGCTTGGTGAAACATGTGAAATCTGGGATGACCATCAGTATATGAACTTGGACGATGAAAAGAAATATTTTTTGATGCGCATGATGGGTGATTTCCAAGACGAGATG ATCATCCAAAAAGAATTTGTTCACCGTTTCAAGGGAGAGATCCCAGGAGAGATTGAACTTCAAACAAAGAATAAATGTAGATACAAAATTAAAGTTGTCAAGAACCAAGAGGAGCAGCTTGTGCTTGCAGCGGGATGGGGGCGTTTCATAGAGAAGTTTAGCCTACAGACACGTGAAAGCATAATATTATTCAGATACAATGGGAAGTCCCAGTTCAGTGTCATAATCTTGGATCAACTTGGGCGTGAGAAGGCTTCATCCGTTGTCAATCCGCTCCCGCCTCGTGCGCTCAAAAGGCACACAAATTGTGCTGAAACTGTGAGTCAACATCCTTCTGATGGTCATCCTCTGCCCGTGGAAAGGCTGGTGCAGAGTACTGATGCAGCGGCTAACATTCTTCGCCGGCCGACGCAAATTGCTGAAACCGCGGACTGTTCTCCTCCGCTCAAGATAATGCCATCAACTGCTCAGTTCGATGTTCATCAGCAGCAGCAAGCCATGCTAATGCAGCCTCCCCTGAAccattcctcctcctcatcacatGACCATGTCCAGAATGCACTTGGTTTCGTGCGTGTTGTTAGAAGAAAGTACGGTCTAACCTCATCACAGAAGAAGCAGCGGAAGGATGGTTATATTACCACGCATAGGACCAAGCTAACCTCTGCTCAGGAGCAGCAGGTGAAAGACATGGTCCAGACCATCCGCTCACGCATAGGTGACATAATCATCTTTGTTGCTCTGATGGGCAGGGCCAATGTTCTTTCAGGATTCTCCCTG ACTATCCCAGTCAGGTACGGGGAGGAATATTTTGGAGATGGGAAAGTCATCTGTTTCCAGCTAGGCAACAAGAAATGGAATGTGAGCTTCAGCACTTCGCGCAAGGATTATCGGGTCGAAACTGGATGGAAGAAGTTTGTCAAGGACAATTGTTTGAAGCTGGGTGATATCTGCCTCTTTGAGCCGCAGAGCAACCAGAGGAGTACCATGGAAGTCCATATCATCCATGTGAATGATGGCAATTGA
- the LOC123402202 gene encoding B3 domain-containing protein Os03g0619800-like isoform X3 — protein MSLSSEIYTLHDDEYSYKNLEDDNKHFLMPMLGDFQHKMIIPKECVRCLKGEMPGEINLETRNMDSYTIKVAKYQEKHVLTAGWPQFVENFHLQSARKINALGETCEIWDDHQYMNLDDEKKYFLMRMMGDFQDEMIIQKEFVHRFKGEIPGEIELQTKNKCRYKIKVVKNQEEQLVLAAGWGRFIEKFSLQTRESIILFRYNGKSQFSVIILDQLGREKASSVVNPLPPRALKRHTNCAETVSQHPSDGHPLPVERLVQSTDAAANILRRPTQIAETADCSPPLKIMPSTAQFDVHQQQQAMLMQPPLNHSSSSSHDHVQNALGFVRVVRRKYGLTSSQKKQRKDGYITTHRTKLTSAQEQQVKDMVQTIRSRIGDIIIFVALMGRANVLSGFSLTIPVRYGEEYFGDGKVICFQLGNKKWNVSFSTSRKDYRVETGWKKFVKDNCLKLGDICLFEPQSNQRSTMEVHIIHVNDGN, from the exons ATAATCCCAAAAGAGTGTGTTCGATGCCTGAAAGGCGAGATGCCGGGTGAGATCAACCTAGAAACTCGAAACATGGACAGTTACACAATTAAGGTTGCCAAGTACCAAGAAAAGCATGTTCTTACAGCGGGTTGGCCccaattcgttgagaacttccatCTACA GTCTGCTAGAAAAATAAACGCGCTTGGTGAAACATGTGAAATCTGGGATGACCATCAGTATATGAACTTGGACGATGAAAAGAAATATTTTTTGATGCGCATGATGGGTGATTTCCAAGACGAGATG ATCATCCAAAAAGAATTTGTTCACCGTTTCAAGGGAGAGATCCCAGGAGAGATTGAACTTCAAACAAAGAATAAATGTAGATACAAAATTAAAGTTGTCAAGAACCAAGAGGAGCAGCTTGTGCTTGCAGCGGGATGGGGGCGTTTCATAGAGAAGTTTAGCCTACAGACACGTGAAAGCATAATATTATTCAGATACAATGGGAAGTCCCAGTTCAGTGTCATAATCTTGGATCAACTTGGGCGTGAGAAGGCTTCATCCGTTGTCAATCCGCTCCCGCCTCGTGCGCTCAAAAGGCACACAAATTGTGCTGAAACTGTGAGTCAACATCCTTCTGATGGTCATCCTCTGCCCGTGGAAAGGCTGGTGCAGAGTACTGATGCAGCGGCTAACATTCTTCGCCGGCCGACGCAAATTGCTGAAACCGCGGACTGTTCTCCTCCGCTCAAGATAATGCCATCAACTGCTCAGTTCGATGTTCATCAGCAGCAGCAAGCCATGCTAATGCAGCCTCCCCTGAAccattcctcctcctcatcacatGACCATGTCCAGAATGCACTTGGTTTCGTGCGTGTTGTTAGAAGAAAGTACGGTCTAACCTCATCACAGAAGAAGCAGCGGAAGGATGGTTATATTACCACGCATAGGACCAAGCTAACCTCTGCTCAGGAGCAGCAGGTGAAAGACATGGTCCAGACCATCCGCTCACGCATAGGTGACATAATCATCTTTGTTGCTCTGATGGGCAGGGCCAATGTTCTTTCAGGATTCTCCCTG ACTATCCCAGTCAGGTACGGGGAGGAATATTTTGGAGATGGGAAAGTCATCTGTTTCCAGCTAGGCAACAAGAAATGGAATGTGAGCTTCAGCACTTCGCGCAAGGATTATCGGGTCGAAACTGGATGGAAGAAGTTTGTCAAGGACAATTGTTTGAAGCTGGGTGATATCTGCCTCTTTGAGCCGCAGAGCAACCAGAGGAGTACCATGGAAGTCCATATCATCCATGTGAATGATGGCAATTGA
- the LOC123402202 gene encoding putative B3 domain-containing protein Os08g0325100 isoform X2, with protein sequence MGSCHSLILESSTLKFQCHLGQYSIVIGGQIIPKECVRCLKGEMPGEINLETRNMDSYTIKVAKYQEKHVLTAGWPQFVENFHLQLGDSLLFRYSGDSLFSIVIFDKLGREKASSVVVNPFPPQVQGRRNEIGSARKINALGETCEIWDDHQYMNLDDEKKYFLMRMMGDFQDEMIIQKEFVHRFKGEIPGEIELQTKNKCRYKIKVVKNQEEQLVLAAGWGRFIEKFSLQTRESIILFRYNGKSQFSVIILDQLGREKASSVVNPLPPRALKRHTNCAETVSQHPSDGHPLPVERLVQSTDAAANILRRPTQIAETADCSPPLKIMPSTAQFDVHQQQQAMLMQPPLNHSSSSSHDHVQNALGFVRVVRRKYGLTSSQKKQRKDGYITTHRTKLTSAQEQQVKDMVQTIRSRIGDIIIFVALMGRANVLSGFSLTIPVRYGEEYFGDGKVICFQLGNKKWNVSFSTSRKDYRVETGWKKFVKDNCLKLGDICLFEPQSNQRSTMEVHIIHVNDGN encoded by the exons ATAATCCCAAAAGAGTGTGTTCGATGCCTGAAAGGCGAGATGCCGGGTGAGATCAACCTAGAAACTCGAAACATGGACAGTTACACAATTAAGGTTGCCAAGTACCAAGAAAAGCATGTTCTTACAGCGGGTTGGCCccaattcgttgagaacttccatCTACAGTTGGGTGACTCCTTGCTATTCAGATACAGTGGAGACTCTCTGTTTAGTATTGTAATTTTCGATAAGCTTGGCCGCGAGAAAGCATCATCTGTTGTTGTCAATCCTTTTCCACCACAAGTCCAAGGAAGACGCAACGAAATCGG GTCTGCTAGAAAAATAAACGCGCTTGGTGAAACATGTGAAATCTGGGATGACCATCAGTATATGAACTTGGACGATGAAAAGAAATATTTTTTGATGCGCATGATGGGTGATTTCCAAGACGAGATG ATCATCCAAAAAGAATTTGTTCACCGTTTCAAGGGAGAGATCCCAGGAGAGATTGAACTTCAAACAAAGAATAAATGTAGATACAAAATTAAAGTTGTCAAGAACCAAGAGGAGCAGCTTGTGCTTGCAGCGGGATGGGGGCGTTTCATAGAGAAGTTTAGCCTACAGACACGTGAAAGCATAATATTATTCAGATACAATGGGAAGTCCCAGTTCAGTGTCATAATCTTGGATCAACTTGGGCGTGAGAAGGCTTCATCCGTTGTCAATCCGCTCCCGCCTCGTGCGCTCAAAAGGCACACAAATTGTGCTGAAACTGTGAGTCAACATCCTTCTGATGGTCATCCTCTGCCCGTGGAAAGGCTGGTGCAGAGTACTGATGCAGCGGCTAACATTCTTCGCCGGCCGACGCAAATTGCTGAAACCGCGGACTGTTCTCCTCCGCTCAAGATAATGCCATCAACTGCTCAGTTCGATGTTCATCAGCAGCAGCAAGCCATGCTAATGCAGCCTCCCCTGAAccattcctcctcctcatcacatGACCATGTCCAGAATGCACTTGGTTTCGTGCGTGTTGTTAGAAGAAAGTACGGTCTAACCTCATCACAGAAGAAGCAGCGGAAGGATGGTTATATTACCACGCATAGGACCAAGCTAACCTCTGCTCAGGAGCAGCAGGTGAAAGACATGGTCCAGACCATCCGCTCACGCATAGGTGACATAATCATCTTTGTTGCTCTGATGGGCAGGGCCAATGTTCTTTCAGGATTCTCCCTG ACTATCCCAGTCAGGTACGGGGAGGAATATTTTGGAGATGGGAAAGTCATCTGTTTCCAGCTAGGCAACAAGAAATGGAATGTGAGCTTCAGCACTTCGCGCAAGGATTATCGGGTCGAAACTGGATGGAAGAAGTTTGTCAAGGACAATTGTTTGAAGCTGGGTGATATCTGCCTCTTTGAGCCGCAGAGCAACCAGAGGAGTACCATGGAAGTCCATATCATCCATGTGAATGATGGCAATTGA